In Tenuifilum sp. 4138str, a single window of DNA contains:
- a CDS encoding class I SAM-dependent methyltransferase, with amino-acid sequence MNNQETTAKFYDEFSDKQVKTGKNLRHYTLANILKKKGIGKANSVLEIGYGIGTLTDLLVSIAPKAVITAFDISPKNIDIAKGRIKSSRVKFMVSDASESISLNEKYDFIILADVIEHIPIERYNSLFSNLKQFSHTGTKIFINIPHPNLIKYLRETKPESLQIIDQSVYPTILYQHLSEQNFVIDEKVDYSIFYKTPDYTYYWLSLFSEKSNSNYSKTVPLPFRIFKKFILRVI; translated from the coding sequence ATGAACAACCAGGAAACAACCGCCAAGTTCTACGATGAGTTCTCGGATAAACAGGTTAAAACCGGAAAAAATCTTCGACATTATACATTAGCCAATATCCTTAAGAAAAAGGGTATTGGAAAGGCAAATAGTGTTCTTGAAATAGGATACGGAATTGGAACTCTTACGGATTTACTTGTAAGCATTGCACCAAAGGCAGTAATAACTGCGTTCGATATTAGTCCAAAAAACATTGATATTGCAAAAGGTCGTATAAAATCGAGTCGTGTAAAATTCATGGTTTCCGATGCATCGGAAAGCATTTCACTAAACGAAAAATATGACTTCATTATCCTTGCCGATGTAATTGAACATATTCCAATTGAACGTTACAATTCCCTATTTTCTAACTTAAAACAGTTTAGCCATACCGGTACTAAAATTTTTATTAATATTCCTCACCCCAACCTAATTAAATATTTACGAGAAACAAAGCCCGAAAGTCTTCAAATTATTGATCAATCCGTTTACCCAACAATACTATACCAACATTTATCGGAGCAGAATTTTGTTATCGATGAAAAGGTAGATTACAGCATTTTTTACAAAACACCTGACTATACCTATTACTGGCTTAGCCTTTTTTCTGAGAAAAGCAATTCCAATTACAGTAAAACTGTCCCACTACCCTTTAGGATATTTAAGAAATTTATACTAAGGGTTATTTAA
- the folD gene encoding bifunctional methylenetetrahydrofolate dehydrogenase/methenyltetrahydrofolate cyclohydrolase FolD translates to MELLDGKRIADEIKAEIAAEVEAIKHKGGKIPHLVAILVGHDGASETYVGHKEKACAQVGFKSQVLRFEDSITEAQLLDEIRKLNNDPDVDGFIVQMPLPKHIDEQKVIEAIDPKKDVDGFHPVNVGRMNIGLPAYISATPDGIVELLRRYKIPTEGKHCVVIGRSNIVGRPIANLLSQKSYPGDCTVTICHSRTPNIKEYTLQADILIVALGKAEFVTADMVKPGAVVVDVGITRVDAPGTKLGWKLLGDVKFDEVAPKCSYITPVPGGVGPLTIVSLLKNTLKAAKKEVYG, encoded by the coding sequence ATGGAACTACTCGACGGAAAAAGAATAGCCGATGAGATAAAAGCTGAGATTGCAGCTGAAGTAGAGGCTATTAAACACAAAGGGGGCAAAATCCCACACCTGGTTGCCATTCTTGTAGGACACGACGGCGCAAGCGAAACCTACGTTGGCCATAAAGAGAAAGCATGTGCTCAGGTGGGTTTCAAGTCGCAAGTTCTCCGTTTTGAGGATTCCATAACTGAGGCTCAACTTTTGGACGAGATCAGGAAACTGAATAACGACCCCGATGTTGATGGTTTCATCGTTCAAATGCCTTTACCAAAGCATATCGACGAGCAAAAGGTTATTGAAGCAATTGACCCCAAAAAGGATGTAGATGGATTTCACCCTGTGAACGTTGGGAGGATGAACATTGGCCTGCCTGCCTATATTTCAGCTACACCCGATGGGATTGTTGAACTGCTACGTCGCTACAAAATCCCAACAGAGGGGAAACACTGCGTGGTTATAGGCCGTAGCAACATTGTTGGCCGTCCCATTGCAAACCTGCTTTCGCAGAAAAGTTACCCCGGCGATTGCACAGTAACCATTTGCCATAGCCGAACGCCCAATATCAAGGAATATACGCTCCAGGCCGATATACTAATTGTAGCCCTTGGTAAGGCTGAGTTTGTAACTGCCGACATGGTAAAACCTGGAGCAGTTGTGGTTGATGTGGGTATTACCCGGGTTGATGCCCCTGGCACTAAATTGGGCTGGAAATTGTTAGGCGACGTTAAGTTTGATGAAGTGGCACCCAAATGTAGCTACATTACTCCGGTACCGGGAGGTGTAGGCCCGCTAACAATTGTATCGCTACTAAAAAACACCCTGAAAGCAGCTAAAAAAGAGGTTTACGGATAA
- the ffh gene encoding signal recognition particle protein, which produces MFENLTDRLERSFKILKGEGKITEINVAETVKEIRKALIEADVNYKVAKTFTDEVKRKALGMNVLNAIKPGQLMVKVVHDELVSLMGGQATDINLAGNPTVILIAGLQGSGKTTFSAKLANHLKNKKGKSPLLVAGDVYRPAAIEQLKVLGQQINVPVFTIPGSNDPIGIAREAVRVAKNNNQNVVIIDTAGRLAIDEEMMKEVEAIKKAVSPNEILFVVDSMTGQDAVNTAKEFNDRLNFDGVVLTKLDGDTRGGAALSIRAVVDKPIKFVSTGEKLDALDIFHPDRMADRILGMGDIVSLVEKAQEQYDAEQAKILHKKILKDQFNFNDFLEQINQIKKMGNLKDLAGMIPGVGKALKDIDIDDDAFKNIEAIIKSMTPEERENPSLMNGSRRKRIAEGSGTSIVEVNRLLKQFEDMRKLMKMVSGGGAKNLARMMNQPHRR; this is translated from the coding sequence ATGTTTGAGAATTTAACCGATAGGCTTGAGCGCTCTTTTAAAATACTAAAAGGTGAAGGTAAAATCACCGAGATTAATGTTGCCGAAACCGTAAAGGAAATCCGCAAGGCACTTATTGAGGCCGATGTTAACTACAAGGTTGCCAAAACATTTACCGATGAGGTAAAGCGTAAGGCACTCGGCATGAATGTGCTAAATGCCATTAAGCCTGGACAACTGATGGTTAAGGTTGTTCACGATGAGCTTGTTAGCCTTATGGGCGGACAAGCCACGGATATTAACCTTGCAGGTAATCCAACAGTTATCCTTATTGCAGGTTTACAGGGTTCAGGTAAAACAACTTTCTCGGCAAAACTTGCCAACCACCTAAAAAACAAAAAGGGGAAAAGCCCTCTGCTGGTTGCAGGCGACGTTTACCGACCCGCTGCTATTGAACAGCTTAAGGTTTTAGGTCAACAAATTAATGTTCCAGTATTTACCATACCCGGCAGCAACGATCCTATTGGAATTGCCAGGGAAGCTGTCAGGGTGGCAAAGAACAACAATCAGAACGTTGTAATAATTGATACTGCTGGGCGTTTGGCTATCGACGAGGAGATGATGAAAGAGGTTGAAGCCATCAAAAAGGCTGTTTCACCCAATGAAATCCTTTTCGTAGTCGACTCCATGACCGGCCAGGATGCGGTAAACACCGCAAAGGAATTTAACGATAGGCTCAACTTTGACGGCGTTGTGCTCACCAAGCTCGATGGTGATACCCGTGGCGGTGCAGCCCTCTCCATACGTGCCGTTGTTGACAAACCCATTAAATTCGTTAGCACCGGCGAAAAACTTGATGCTCTCGATATCTTCCACCCCGATCGAATGGCCGATCGTATCCTTGGAATGGGCGATATTGTTTCGCTGGTTGAGAAAGCGCAAGAACAATACGATGCCGAACAGGCTAAAATCCTCCACAAAAAGATACTTAAGGATCAGTTCAACTTTAACGATTTTCTTGAACAGATTAACCAGATTAAAAAAATGGGTAACCTTAAAGACCTTGCCGGTATGATTCCCGGGGTTGGCAAGGCCTTAAAGGATATTGATATTGATGATGATGCTTTTAAAAACATCGAAGCCATCATCAAATCGATGACCCCTGAAGAACGCGAAAACCCATCGCTGATGAATGGCAGTCGCCGTAAGCGCATAGCGGAGGGTAGCGGAACATCAATCGTTGAGGTTAACCGATTGCTGAAACAATTTGAGGATATGCGTAAGCTAATGAAAATGGTATCGGGCGGTGGTGCAAAAAATTTGGCAAGAATGATGAACCAACCGCATAGGAGATAG
- the argS gene encoding arginine--tRNA ligase: MTAEKFIQVLVKSAAEKLYNQPIADSLIQIQKTRKEFEGDYTMVAFPLLKLSRKSPEETCKEIGEQLVALDKHIESFNVIKGFLNITLSKSYWANVLNTIVQTNDFGFCEAKSDKPIVIEFSSPNTNKPLHLGHIRNNLLGMSISRIMEKSGKRVVKVNLVNDRGIHICKSMLAWQKFGNGETPESTGVKGDHLVGDYYVRFDKEYKAQVEELKAKGMPEDEAKLKAPIIQEAQEMLRRWEAKDPEVIHLWKTMNGWVYEGFDKTYADLGITFDKVYHESETYLLGKSVVMDGLNRGIFFRKDDGSVWVDLTNDGLDQKLLLRGDGTSVYITQDIGTAIQRYNEFNFDEHIYVVGNEQEYHFQVLKLIMKKLGYEWSDALYHLSYGMVQLPEGKMKSREGTVVDADDLIEEMIETARQMSEELGKLDDVDHGVASEVIRMVGLAALKYFILKVDPKKNMTFNPKESIDFNGNTGPFIQYTHARIKSVLAKATHAGYQVNGIIQPDFISNSKELELIQLLSQFPEIVLAAAQNHNPSLIANYTYELAKEYNQFYHDFTILKEPNEGIRLLRLSLSEQVADIIKRAMWLLGIDVPERM, from the coding sequence ATGACAGCAGAGAAGTTCATTCAGGTATTGGTAAAATCGGCAGCTGAAAAACTATACAACCAACCAATTGCCGATAGTTTAATACAGATACAAAAAACAAGAAAGGAATTTGAAGGCGACTACACCATGGTCGCCTTTCCGCTGCTTAAATTGTCGCGTAAATCGCCCGAGGAAACCTGTAAGGAAATTGGCGAACAACTTGTAGCATTAGATAAACATATTGAGAGTTTCAATGTAATCAAAGGTTTCCTTAACATAACCCTTTCAAAATCGTACTGGGCTAATGTACTGAATACCATTGTTCAAACCAACGATTTTGGGTTTTGTGAGGCCAAATCGGATAAACCGATAGTTATTGAATTCTCATCGCCCAACACAAACAAACCCTTGCACCTTGGACATATCAGGAATAACCTTCTTGGAATGTCAATTTCCCGAATAATGGAAAAATCAGGGAAACGGGTAGTTAAAGTAAACCTGGTCAACGATCGTGGCATCCATATCTGCAAATCGATGCTTGCCTGGCAAAAGTTTGGCAATGGCGAAACACCTGAATCAACTGGAGTAAAGGGCGATCACCTGGTGGGCGATTATTATGTTAGATTCGATAAGGAGTACAAGGCCCAGGTTGAGGAGCTAAAAGCCAAGGGGATGCCCGAGGATGAGGCAAAACTAAAAGCCCCAATTATTCAGGAGGCACAGGAAATGCTTCGACGCTGGGAAGCCAAGGACCCTGAGGTTATTCACCTATGGAAAACCATGAATGGCTGGGTTTATGAGGGATTTGATAAAACTTACGCCGATTTAGGAATTACATTCGACAAGGTTTACCACGAGTCCGAGACATACCTACTCGGAAAATCGGTGGTTATGGATGGGTTAAACCGAGGAATATTCTTCAGGAAGGATGATGGTTCAGTGTGGGTTGATCTTACAAATGACGGATTGGACCAGAAATTGCTTTTGCGTGGCGATGGAACGTCGGTTTACATCACACAGGATATTGGCACAGCCATTCAACGATACAATGAGTTCAACTTTGATGAACACATTTACGTTGTTGGAAACGAGCAGGAGTATCACTTTCAGGTGTTAAAGTTGATAATGAAAAAGTTGGGATACGAATGGAGCGATGCTCTTTACCACCTTTCCTATGGCATGGTTCAGCTTCCTGAAGGTAAAATGAAATCGCGCGAGGGCACAGTAGTCGACGCCGACGATCTGATTGAAGAAATGATTGAAACTGCACGTCAAATGTCAGAGGAGTTAGGCAAGCTCGATGACGTTGACCACGGAGTGGCATCTGAAGTTATCAGAATGGTAGGCCTTGCTGCGCTTAAGTACTTCATTTTGAAGGTAGATCCCAAGAAAAACATGACCTTCAACCCAAAGGAATCCATTGATTTTAACGGGAATACAGGCCCATTCATCCAGTACACCCATGCTCGAATTAAGTCAGTTCTTGCCAAGGCAACCCATGCGGGCTATCAGGTTAATGGAATAATACAACCCGACTTCATTAGCAATTCAAAGGAACTTGAACTTATACAGCTTTTAAGTCAATTTCCTGAGATTGTCCTTGCAGCCGCTCAAAACCATAATCCTTCATTAATTGCCAATTACACCTACGAGCTAGCCAAAGAATACAACCAGTTCTACCATGATTTCACCATTCTTAAAGAACCTAACGAAGGTATAAGGTTGCTTAGGTTATCGCTCTCGGAACAAGTAGCCGATATAATCAAACGGGCCATGTGGTTACTTGGTATCGATGTGCCTGAAAGAATGTAA
- the secA gene encoding preprotein translocase subunit SecA: MGLSNFLTKFFGTKSDRDLRELMPIVNKIREAYPRYTTLTNDQLREETERLRKVVRDYIAEDEAKVEQLKAQMESEEIDYEEKERVYKEVERLTKQIDDKIEEVLNQVLPDAFSIVKETARRFKENETIEVTATQFDRDLAARKDFVTILGDKAIYKNRWMAGGNEIVWDMVHYDVQLIGGVVLHQGKIAEMATGEGKTLVATLPVFLNALAGKGVHVVTVNDYLARRDSEWMGPIYEFHGLSVDCIDKHQPNSEARRKAYNCDITYGTNNEFGFDYLRDNMAIAPDDLVQRKHHYAIVDEVDSVLIDDARTPLIISGPVPKGEDQMFEEYKPKVEKLVNAQRSLITQLLTDARKLISEGNTEEGGKLLLRAHKGWPKYKPLIKFLSEQGNKALLLKTENFYMQDNNRNMHLITDDLYFVIDEKQNSVELTDKGIDLITSSAEDPKFFVLPDIGSEIAEIEKMSITQGEKLTKKDELLREYAVKSERVHTVHQLLKAYTMFEKDVEYVVMDNKVKIVDEQTGRILEGRRYSDGLHQAIEAKERVKVEAATQTFATITLQNYFRMYHKLAGMTGTAETEAGEFWSIYKLDVVVIPTNKPVIRKDMEDLVYKTKREKYNAVIDEIVRLRDANRPVLVGTTSVEVSELLSRMLKLKGIQHNVLNAKQHQREAEIVAHAGIPKTVTIATNMAGRGTDIKLTPESRAAGGLAIIGTERHESRRVDRQLRGRSGRQGDPGTSQFYVSLEDDLMRLFGSDRIARVMDAMGHKEGDVIQHSMVSKSIERAQKKVEENNFGIRKRLLEYDDVMNAQREVIYKRRRHALFGERLDVDISNMFMDVCEAIVNEFHGNYEYDDFKLEIIKQFSLDVPITEDEYLELKPSEIAQRLYKVALESYDRKAHEIARQAYPVIKEVYEKQSAIYENIVVPISDGQKVYQTVTNLKKAYETGGKELIRSFTKNIILFTIDEYWKEHLREMDELKQSVQNAVYEQKDPLLIYKLEAFDLFRTMIDKLNRDIVAVLVKAFIPLRDPNQVQEARQSRRTDMSQYQTSRTDNLQPGANTQEQSRQPVKVEVKVGRNDPCPCGSGKKYKNCHGKNL; the protein is encoded by the coding sequence ATGGGCTTAAGTAATTTTCTAACCAAATTTTTTGGAACCAAATCGGATCGCGATTTACGCGAGCTGATGCCTATAGTAAACAAAATCAGGGAGGCTTACCCCCGATATACCACCTTAACAAACGATCAGCTAAGGGAAGAGACTGAAAGGCTACGCAAGGTAGTGCGCGATTATATAGCTGAGGATGAGGCTAAAGTGGAGCAGCTTAAAGCCCAGATGGAGTCGGAAGAGATTGACTATGAAGAAAAAGAAAGGGTTTACAAGGAAGTTGAGCGATTAACAAAGCAGATTGACGATAAAATTGAGGAGGTGCTTAACCAGGTACTTCCCGATGCCTTTTCCATTGTTAAGGAAACCGCACGTAGGTTCAAGGAGAACGAAACCATTGAGGTAACAGCTACACAGTTCGACCGTGACCTTGCCGCCCGAAAGGATTTTGTTACCATACTAGGCGATAAGGCCATTTACAAAAACCGCTGGATGGCAGGAGGTAATGAAATTGTGTGGGATATGGTACACTACGACGTACAGCTCATTGGTGGCGTTGTACTGCATCAGGGGAAAATTGCCGAAATGGCAACAGGTGAAGGTAAAACGCTGGTTGCCACACTACCAGTGTTCCTGAATGCCCTTGCCGGCAAAGGTGTACATGTGGTTACCGTAAACGATTATCTTGCTCGCCGCGACTCTGAGTGGATGGGACCAATATATGAGTTCCACGGCCTTTCAGTGGACTGTATCGATAAGCATCAACCTAACTCTGAGGCTCGCCGTAAGGCCTACAACTGCGATATCACCTATGGAACAAACAACGAGTTCGGTTTCGACTACCTACGCGATAACATGGCAATTGCTCCCGATGATCTGGTTCAACGAAAGCACCACTATGCCATTGTGGACGAGGTTGACTCGGTTTTAATTGACGATGCCCGAACCCCGCTAATCATCTCAGGACCCGTTCCAAAAGGCGAGGATCAAATGTTTGAGGAGTACAAGCCAAAGGTTGAGAAACTTGTTAATGCACAGCGTTCACTTATTACCCAACTTTTAACCGATGCTCGTAAACTTATATCCGAAGGGAATACCGAGGAGGGAGGAAAACTACTACTCCGCGCGCACAAGGGTTGGCCAAAATACAAACCCCTTATCAAATTCCTAAGCGAACAAGGTAATAAGGCACTCCTGCTTAAGACTGAAAACTTTTACATGCAGGATAACAACCGTAACATGCACCTTATTACTGACGATTTATACTTTGTAATTGACGAAAAGCAAAACTCTGTTGAGCTAACCGATAAGGGGATTGACCTCATCACCAGCTCAGCCGAAGATCCGAAGTTTTTCGTTCTCCCCGACATAGGAAGCGAAATCGCCGAAATCGAGAAAATGTCGATAACACAGGGCGAAAAGCTGACTAAAAAGGATGAGCTACTTAGGGAGTATGCAGTAAAATCGGAGCGCGTACATACTGTTCATCAGCTACTAAAGGCATACACCATGTTCGAGAAGGATGTGGAGTATGTTGTAATGGATAACAAGGTAAAAATTGTTGACGAGCAAACAGGTCGTATCCTCGAGGGGCGTAGGTATTCCGATGGTCTTCACCAGGCCATTGAGGCCAAGGAGCGCGTTAAGGTTGAGGCTGCCACTCAAACGTTTGCCACAATTACACTTCAGAACTACTTCCGTATGTACCATAAGCTGGCAGGTATGACCGGTACTGCTGAAACTGAGGCCGGTGAGTTCTGGAGTATCTATAAACTTGATGTTGTAGTTATCCCCACAAACAAACCGGTTATCCGTAAGGATATGGAAGATTTGGTTTACAAAACCAAACGCGAGAAGTACAATGCAGTAATTGATGAAATAGTTAGACTCCGCGATGCAAACCGTCCGGTACTGGTTGGTACTACCTCGGTTGAGGTGTCGGAATTGCTGAGCCGAATGCTAAAACTTAAAGGGATACAGCATAATGTGCTTAACGCCAAGCAACACCAACGCGAAGCTGAAATTGTGGCACATGCAGGTATACCCAAAACGGTAACCATAGCCACCAACATGGCAGGTCGTGGTACTGACATTAAGCTAACCCCTGAATCGCGGGCTGCGGGCGGTTTGGCTATTATTGGTACTGAGCGTCATGAATCGAGGCGTGTTGACCGTCAGCTGCGTGGTCGTTCGGGACGCCAGGGCGATCCGGGAACATCGCAATTCTATGTTTCACTGGAGGATGATTTAATGCGCCTTTTTGGCTCGGACCGCATCGCAAGGGTTATGGATGCCATGGGGCATAAGGAGGGCGATGTAATTCAGCACTCAATGGTATCAAAATCCATTGAACGTGCTCAGAAAAAGGTTGAGGAGAACAACTTTGGAATACGTAAGCGTTTGCTGGAGTACGACGACGTAATGAACGCTCAGCGCGAGGTTATTTACAAGCGTCGCCGCCACGCACTCTTTGGCGAAAGGCTCGATGTGGATATCTCAAACATGTTCATGGATGTTTGCGAGGCAATAGTTAACGAGTTCCATGGTAATTACGAGTACGATGATTTCAAGCTAGAGATCATCAAGCAATTTTCACTCGATGTCCCTATAACCGAAGACGAGTACCTTGAGCTTAAACCATCAGAGATAGCCCAAAGGCTTTACAAGGTTGCCCTAGAATCGTACGATCGAAAGGCGCATGAAATTGCACGACAGGCCTACCCGGTAATCAAAGAGGTTTACGAAAAACAATCGGCCATCTACGAGAATATCGTGGTACCAATATCCGACGGTCAAAAGGTTTATCAAACCGTTACAAATCTGAAAAAGGCTTACGAGACAGGTGGTAAGGAACTAATTCGTTCTTTCACAAAGAACATCATACTGTTCACTATCGATGAGTACTGGAAGGAACACCTGCGTGAAATGGACGAGCTAAAACAGAGCGTTCAGAATGCCGTATACGAGCAAAAAGACCCTCTGCTCATCTATAAGCTGGAAGCATTTGACCTTTTCCGCACAATGATTGATAAGCTTAACCGCGATATTGTTGCAGTTCTTGTGAAGGCGTTCATTCCGCTTCGCGATCCCAACCAGGTACAGGAAGCCCGTCAAAGCCGACGTACCGATATGAGCCAGTACCAAACCAGCCGTACCGATAATTTACAGCCTGGCGCAAACACCCAGGAGCAGAGCCGTCAACCAGTAAAAGTTGAAGTTAAGGTAGGACGTAACGATCCATGCCCATGCGGTAGCGGTAAAAAGTACAAGAATTGTCACGGTAAAAACCTATAA
- a CDS encoding ferritin produces the protein MNKRLEQAINEQINAEIWSAYLYLSMSAHFGAQGFNGFANWFKVQWQEELTHAMKFFDYLIERGSKPELKPIKEVPTKWDSPLHAFEETLKHEKEVTRLINNLMDIAIEEKDHAAKGMLQWFVDEQVEEEANAQELIDTLKLINGNGNGLFMLDRELKQRTFVDDTKKAE, from the coding sequence ATGAATAAACGTTTAGAACAAGCTATCAATGAGCAAATAAATGCCGAGATTTGGTCGGCATACCTTTACCTGTCCATGTCAGCTCACTTTGGAGCGCAGGGATTCAATGGCTTTGCCAATTGGTTTAAAGTACAGTGGCAGGAGGAGCTAACCCATGCCATGAAATTTTTCGACTACCTAATTGAGCGCGGTAGTAAGCCTGAACTCAAGCCCATTAAGGAGGTTCCAACCAAATGGGATTCCCCTCTACACGCCTTTGAGGAGACACTAAAGCATGAAAAGGAGGTTACCCGCTTAATCAATAACCTTATGGATATTGCCATTGAGGAAAAAGACCATGCTGCAAAAGGAATGCTGCAATGGTTTGTAGATGAACAGGTTGAAGAGGAAGCCAATGCCCAGGAATTAATTGATACGCTAAAGCTAATCAACGGCAACGGCAATGGACTTTTCATGCTCGACCGTGAGCTTAAACAACGCACTTTTGTAGACGACACCAAAAAGGCAGAATAA
- a CDS encoding metallophosphoesterase: MKNMKIPQIAIFLSIVLSVYALVNLFLFYQTRPVFSLASIGTWLKFVFWFIVLAYPFGRILEAILGGQIPTLLVKVGSIWLAFMLYLTLFFLLFQLASPLINWLLKIDIKSSLETHRMVVGMLYFATLTVILAGYIYAINPKINQLKIESSKPIPGGGLTIAMVSDIHLGTIIGKNELTKLVDKINSQKPDIVLFVGDIFDEDIAPVVNGQMGEQFERINAKYGVFAVTGNHEFFSNHRAKIEYLQKHGVNVLNDTVAEVANINIVGRYDRQSNFALGQSRKTLSELAKDIDQSKFTVVLDHQPFNLNESVESGADLQLSGHTHHGQMWPLNYITQAVYEVSMGYKKIGNTHIYVSPGYGTWGPRVRLGNRPEIAVIRIKDKGLVDS; this comes from the coding sequence ATGAAAAACATGAAAATTCCTCAAATAGCCATTTTTCTATCAATTGTTCTAAGCGTTTACGCGCTTGTTAATTTATTCCTATTTTACCAAACCCGACCGGTATTCAGTTTGGCTTCAATTGGAACTTGGTTAAAGTTTGTATTTTGGTTTATTGTTCTAGCCTACCCTTTTGGTAGAATACTTGAAGCTATATTAGGTGGACAAATTCCAACACTTCTTGTAAAGGTTGGCTCAATTTGGTTAGCCTTTATGCTTTACCTTACACTTTTTTTCCTGCTTTTTCAATTAGCATCGCCTCTTATAAATTGGTTATTAAAAATAGATATTAAAAGTTCCCTCGAAACACATAGAATGGTAGTTGGAATGCTATACTTTGCAACGCTTACAGTCATTCTTGCTGGCTATATATACGCTATCAACCCCAAGATAAACCAGCTAAAAATTGAATCAAGTAAACCTATTCCAGGTGGAGGCTTAACCATAGCAATGGTTTCCGATATTCACCTAGGAACAATAATTGGGAAAAACGAATTAACGAAGCTTGTGGACAAAATCAACTCACAAAAGCCTGATATTGTCTTATTTGTAGGTGATATTTTTGATGAGGACATTGCCCCGGTGGTTAATGGTCAAATGGGAGAGCAATTTGAGCGTATTAATGCAAAATACGGCGTTTTTGCAGTAACCGGAAACCATGAGTTCTTTAGTAACCATCGGGCAAAAATTGAGTATCTTCAAAAACATGGTGTAAACGTTTTGAACGACACGGTTGCTGAAGTTGCCAACATCAACATTGTAGGGCGGTACGACCGGCAAAGCAATTTTGCCTTGGGGCAAAGCCGTAAAACCTTATCGGAATTAGCAAAAGATATCGACCAGAGTAAGTTTACAGTAGTGCTCGACCATCAGCCATTCAATCTAAACGAATCCGTTGAATCCGGAGCTGACTTGCAGCTTTCGGGTCACACCCATCACGGACAGATGTGGCCTTTAAACTACATTACCCAAGCGGTATATGAGGTTAGCATGGGATATAAAAAGATTGGCAATACACACATATATGTATCGCCCGGCTATGGAACCTGGGGCCCAAGGGTAAGGCTTGGGAATAGACCGGAGATAGCGGTGATAAGGATAAAGGATAAAGGATTAGTTGATAGTTGA
- a CDS encoding cold-shock protein: MNKGTVKFFNESKGFGFIKDSETGEEYFVHATGLKDQISENDEVTFNLEQGRKGLNAVDVKLT, from the coding sequence ATGAACAAAGGAACAGTAAAATTTTTTAATGAATCAAAAGGCTTTGGTTTTATTAAAGATTCAGAAACAGGTGAAGAGTATTTTGTACACGCCACTGGATTAAAAGATCAAATTTCAGAAAACGATGAGGTTACTTTCAACCTTGAACAAGGTAGAAAAGGGCTGAATGCAGTAGACGTAAAATTGACTTAG